TTGGATGTAtgtgaaaaataaattacatacaAATTAAATCTGTCATGGAGAGGTAGAAAAGCCattttaatgtatttatttttgtaaTCTCATGATTTTTGGGCCATGTCAATTTCAAAGATCTAATAGCTTGGTTGAGAAGGTAAACAGCCAGCTAACAtgctaataaaaaattaatgaaaactataaaaaaaaatgacATGCAGAAGTACAAACTAGTTTTTGGCCTTTGGATTTCTACATCATATTGGCTCATGCATAATATGTAAAATATATAAAACCAAACTTCCATAAATACATCAAAAGTTAATAGGAAAGGCTAGCAAGTAACAACCTTGTAAGATTCTCCGCACTGAAGAGCTCAAGTAGTTGGTCTTGTTCAGTATCATGGAAATCAGTGAAGAAAAAGGGCCATTAGAAGATTACACTCAAGATGGCACGGTAGATTTACAAGGTAGACCTGTTTTAAGATCGAAAACTGGAAGATGGAAAGCTTGCTCCTTCCTTGTAGGTATAATGAAGTCTTTTTCTGCGTTATATAAGCTTTAAGAATGTGATTATGTGACATATATGTGTTATGTGTATCTAACACATATAATGTGATTATAGGGTATGAATTGTTTGAGAGGATGGCTTACTATGGAATATCAACAAACTTAGTGGTGTATCTAACAAATAAGCTCCATCAGGGTACTGTGGAATCTTCGAACAATATTAGCAATTGGGGAGGATCGGTGTGGCTGATGCCGCTTGCTGGAGCTTACATAGCAGATTCTTATCTTGGTCGATATTTGACCTTTGTAATTGCATCGTGCATTTATCTCATAGGAATGTGTTTGCTGACTCTATCAGTTTCACTACCATCACTGAGGCCGCCAGAATGTGACGAAGGCGTCGCGTTCCAAAACTGTCCCAAGGCATCTCCTTTGCAAAAGGGTGTTTTCTTCCTTGCCTTGTACATCATTGTTTTAGGCACGGGCGGAAccaaacctaacatttctacaatgGGAGCAGACCAATTTGATGACTTCGATCCCAAAGAGAAATCTTATAAATTTTCCTTCTTCAATTGGTGGTATTTTAGCATTTTGATTGGTGTTCTGTTCTCTACTACTTTCTTAGTTTACATACAAGATAATATAGGTTGGACCCTCGGATACGGCCTTCCAACCATTGGACTCGCGTTTTCAATATTGGTGTTTCTATTAGGAACACCATATTATAGACACAAATTGCCCCAAGGGAGCCCTATGACAAGGATGCTTCAAGTCTTTGTGGCTGCTCTGAGAAAATGGAATGTGCGTGTCCCAAAAGATACAAATGAGCTACATGAGCTGAGTATGGAAGAGTATGCATGTAATGCTAGAAACAGAATTCCTCATACATCTTTCTTCAGGTTGAGTCTACTTACTTCTTATCTTTTAAAAATTTCACCATATAACACTTATTAACTCTTCTCTGTATGCAGTTTCCTTGACAAGGCGGCTATAAAGACCGGACAAAACTCACCATGGATGCTTTGTACAGTGACACAAACTGAGGAAACTAAGCAAATGACAAAACTGATTCCTATTTCGATTGTCACAATTATTCCAAGCACATTAGGAATGCACATTTTCACACTCTTTGTTAAACAAGGCATGACCCTAGACAAGAGAGTGGGAGATCATTTTAATATATCTCCAGGAAGTCTCGTGTCATTTACAATTCTATTCACGTTGATATGGATTCCAATGTATGATCGTATTTTTGTGCCTTTCATCCGACACTACACTAAAAATCCTAGAGGAATCACAATACTGCAAAGAATAGGAATTGGTCTTGTTTTGTACATCATTATATTAGTCATTGCATGCTTAATTGAGAGAAAGAGGCTCAAGGTTGCAAGAGAAAATAACCTCTTAGGTATGCATGATACAATACCTCTTAGCATTTTCATCCTTCTCCCACAGTTTGCCTTGTCAGGGATTGGTGATAACTTTGTTGAAATTGCCAAGATGGAGTTCTTCTACGATCAAGCACCGGAAAGCATGAAGAGTCTCGGAACAGCATGTGCCACAGCCTCCTATGGTCTAGGAGGTTTTCTCAGTACCTTCTTTCTATCTGCTGTTGCAGATATCACCCAAAGACATGGTGGTAGAGGTTGGATTTTGGATAATGTTAATGTCTCCCATTTAGATTATTATTATGCATTCATTGCAGTAATAAGCATACTAAACTTCatttgctttctggttgttgccaAGTACTTTGTGTATAATGATGTAAAATACACCAGACCAGCCTTAGAGACGAACACTACTTCATCTCCGGACAGTGGCACTTCACAACCAGATGCCAAGTACTAGGAAAATATGATTGTTGTTTctttatgtttaaaaaatgtaAGTGGCTGATTTGCTTTGTAAGTGGAACATTTGCTTTTGAGCTTTGAATTTGTCAGTAAATTAATGGAAATAATGAATATGAATATTTACATTATGTAATCCCTAAGCCATTATTCCTTCTGTTAgctttcaaaaaataaattgcTTTTTATTGCAACATTTTTCTTCAATTTAGCCTTGCCAATTTCATATCCTAAAGCTAATTGCAGTGTCTTTTTCAGTACCTTCCTTAGTCTAACAGACTCTTCAGGAGAAACTTGACAATACTCAACTGAAATAATAAGGAAACCCCACAATTTAATCTATTCCTCGCGGATTTCATTAACCATTAGTGTTACATAGCATCCCTCAATATCTAGAATGCCAAAAGAAGATGTATCTTGAACATCCGAACAAGATATAAATCATGTAGATATCTTGTCAAAATTGATCAGATCTTTTGCAAATAAACACACTATTAAAGGATGGACAAAATATCTACCACAAAATACATTTTAACTAACAAAAGGCTGCAGTTTGCATGCAGCAATTGACTCCAGAATCCAAGTGTGACCAATGACTTGGTAACCAGTATTGGCAGCTAGATCCTCTGCTTCACTCAGTCTCTGCCAAAGAATTGAAACTTCCTCCCCCAGCTTACATCCTTGTGGGGGATCGATATTGTAAACCACCAGTACGTTTGCATCTATTCTAACTTCCAATTGATCTTTGCTTTTCAAAACAGCACCTTCTCCCACTTCAACTAAATCTTCAAGATATTTCTTAAAACTCAAATCATAGTCACCAGAAAAATAAAACTTTAAGCCACTGAATATCTTTGGCTCCTGCGATCAATCAGAATAAAGAATAATTCCATATAATTTAACAAATGAGTATCAACAGACGAGAAggataaaataaactaaattttaaaATCACTAGTGACCCTATAGAGAAAGGTGATCTTAAATTCTGCAAATGAAATTGCAACAgaatttatgtaatatttgtaaccTCATGAAAACAGAAATGCAATGACAATAGTCCAATTTTCATTTGTCCAAATCTTTTCTCAAAACCGAAGATCAATAAAACCATAGTTCAAAACCTTAACCAAGATGCTTGATATTCTTTGACAATGTTATTTTATGGACTTGCAAGAACATAAAATGGAGTGAAAGAATATTTACCTTGGCCAGTGCCATAAGTCTGCCAGCTTTTGGGCCACCACGGCACCCATGATTGTCTAGATCAACTTCATAACATTCTTCATCTACAAGATAAGTCTCTTCCATGCATGCTCTTATCCCTAAGCAAATCATTAATGCTTGTCAATAATCAAACTAAAATGAGCATCAAATCaggaaaacaaagttagaagccTAAATTACATACAGTCTACTTTAAGGATCCATTGTCCATTTAGAATTGCCTTCAAAACTTTTATCGTCCTGGAGCATGCCCCATTTGCATCCATAGCTGCAATCACATGGGTGACATTTGAGGTCCAACACTTTGTCACTGTAGCACCAACCTTGCTTGCAAAATTAATCAAAAGCACCTACACCATCAAAAAAAAACATATTGATTAGTTTAGTTAATAATATGATAGATAtttgtgaaaatattttatttaagtgatgtaataaaaaatatatattgccATTGAACAA
The window above is part of the Vicia villosa cultivar HV-30 ecotype Madison, WI unplaced genomic scaffold, Vvil1.0 ctg.001464F_1_1, whole genome shotgun sequence genome. Proteins encoded here:
- the LOC131635313 gene encoding protein NRT1/ PTR FAMILY 5.2-like; translated protein: MEISEEKGPLEDYTQDGTVDLQGRPVLRSKTGRWKACSFLVGYELFERMAYYGISTNLVVYLTNKLHQGTVESSNNISNWGGSVWLMPLAGAYIADSYLGRYLTFVIASCIYLIGMCLLTLSVSLPSLRPPECDEGVAFQNCPKASPLQKGVFFLALYIIVLGTGGTKPNISTMGADQFDDFDPKEKSYKFSFFNWWYFSILIGVLFSTTFLVYIQDNIGWTLGYGLPTIGLAFSILVFLLGTPYYRHKLPQGSPMTRMLQVFVAALRKWNVRVPKDTNELHELSMEEYACNARNRIPHTSFFSFLDKAAIKTGQNSPWMLCTVTQTEETKQMTKLIPISIVTIIPSTLGMHIFTLFVKQGMTLDKRVGDHFNISPGSLVSFTILFTLIWIPMYDRIFVPFIRHYTKNPRGITILQRIGIGLVLYIIILVIACLIERKRLKVARENNLLGMHDTIPLSIFILLPQFALSGIGDNFVEIAKMEFFYDQAPESMKSLGTACATASYGLGGFLSTFFLSAVADITQRHGGRGWILDNVNVSHLDYYYAFIAVISILNFICFLVVAKYFVYNDVKYTRPALETNTTSSPDSGTSQPDAKY